One Astatotilapia calliptera chromosome 1, fAstCal1.2, whole genome shotgun sequence DNA segment encodes these proteins:
- the znf395a gene encoding zinc finger protein 395a isoform X1 gives MIPKARLGKRSPLGALVTSTCPGVNLETGETVVTMVAAGQQATSRADGHLGLKMYFQCGGAGESSVDSSPSSCSRSVSSSIDVPKSQRSPHEVDMNELMAAMVLSSLSCSPLLHSPAQPDLAAASMECGGGELSDSGYWSVGHAHRSPAPSPPIKESDASPATPPDEGVDMELDQVLFDEPAPRKRRNSVKVAYRCLWPSCGKVLTSVVGIKRHIRTTHLCRGGEHERCSRSEEDFYYTEINQWEHPQQRSPPHSGHSGSSPASPASSPSSPSSPPTPSPPSPSCAALSCSAPSSSGSFWQVQSEHSYQAPPPSQHVVSAAAATPSCRWTAPPTTCHKQSLSFRVRSVSVGEQWLQHQSAPSRRIRGEAKKCRKVYGIEHRDQWCTACRWKKACQRFLD, from the exons ATGATACCAAAGGCTCGTCTGGGGAAGCGTTCTCCTCTTGGGGCACTTGTGACCTCTACCTGTCCGGGGGTCAACCTGGAGACTGGTGAGACTGTGGTGACGATGGTGGCAGCGGGACAGCAAGCGACAAGCAGAGCAGACGGCCATCTTGGATTAAAG ATGTATTTCCAGTGTGGAGGAGCAGGTGAATCTTCAGTCGACAGCTCGccttcatcctgcagcagatCCGTGTCCTCCAGCATCGATGTCCCGAAAAG TCAGAGGAGTCCTCATGAGGTGGACATGAACGAGCTGATGGCAGCGATGGTTCTCAGCAGTTTGTCCTGCAGCCCGCTGCTGCACAGCCCCGCCCAGCCTGACCTCGCAG CAGCTTCGATGGAATGTGGCGGCGGCGAGCTCTCCGACAGCGGCTACTGGAGCGTCGGCCACGCTCACCGAAGCCCGGCTCCTTCCCCGCCAATCAAAGAGTCCGATGCCAGCCCGGCCACGCCTCCTGATGAGGGTGTTGACATGGAGCTGGACCAGGTGCTGTTTGATGAGCCAGCACCACGGAAACGCAGG AACTCGGTGAAGGTGGCGTACAGGTGTCTGTGGCCGAGCTGCGGTAAAGTGCTGACGTCTGTGGTGGGAATTAAACGCCATATCAGGACGACACACCTGTG CCGTGGTGGCGAACATGAGCGCTGTTCCCGCAGTGAGGAGGATTTTTACTACACTGAGATCAACCAATGGGAGCATCCGCAGCAACGGTCTCCTCCCCATTCTGGACACAGCGGCTCCTCCCCCGCCTCACCGGCTTCCTCCCCGTCCTCGCCTTCCAGCCCACCAACACCGTCTCCACCGTCTCCCTCCTGTGCCGCCCTGAGTTGCTCCGCCCCCTCGTCTTCTGGCAGCTTCTGGCAGGTCCAATCAGAGCACTCCTACCAG gctCCTCCTCCGAGTCAACACGTGGTGTCAGCGGCAGCAGCCACACCATCCTGCCGTTGGACAGCCCCGCCCACCACCTGCCACAAACAG AGTCTGTCATTCCGGGTGCGTTCGGTCAGTGTGGGAGAGCAGTGGCTGCAGCATCAGAGCGCCCCCTCCAG AAGGATTCGCGGCGAGGCCAAAAAGTGTCGTAAGGTTTACGGCATCGAGCACAGAGACCAGTGGTGCACAGCCTGCCGCTGGAAGAAAGCCTGCCAGCGCTTCCTCGACTGA
- the znf395a gene encoding zinc finger protein 395a isoform X2: protein MIPKARLGKRSPLGALVTSTCPGVNLETGETVVTMVAAGQQATSRADGHLGLKMYFQCGGAGESSVDSSPSSCSRSVSSSIDVPKSQRSPHEVDMNELMAAMVLSSLSCSPLLHSPAQPDLAASMECGGGELSDSGYWSVGHAHRSPAPSPPIKESDASPATPPDEGVDMELDQVLFDEPAPRKRRNSVKVAYRCLWPSCGKVLTSVVGIKRHIRTTHLCRGGEHERCSRSEEDFYYTEINQWEHPQQRSPPHSGHSGSSPASPASSPSSPSSPPTPSPPSPSCAALSCSAPSSSGSFWQVQSEHSYQAPPPSQHVVSAAAATPSCRWTAPPTTCHKQSLSFRVRSVSVGEQWLQHQSAPSRRIRGEAKKCRKVYGIEHRDQWCTACRWKKACQRFLD from the exons ATGATACCAAAGGCTCGTCTGGGGAAGCGTTCTCCTCTTGGGGCACTTGTGACCTCTACCTGTCCGGGGGTCAACCTGGAGACTGGTGAGACTGTGGTGACGATGGTGGCAGCGGGACAGCAAGCGACAAGCAGAGCAGACGGCCATCTTGGATTAAAG ATGTATTTCCAGTGTGGAGGAGCAGGTGAATCTTCAGTCGACAGCTCGccttcatcctgcagcagatCCGTGTCCTCCAGCATCGATGTCCCGAAAAG TCAGAGGAGTCCTCATGAGGTGGACATGAACGAGCTGATGGCAGCGATGGTTCTCAGCAGTTTGTCCTGCAGCCCGCTGCTGCACAGCCCCGCCCAGCCTGACCTCGCAG CTTCGATGGAATGTGGCGGCGGCGAGCTCTCCGACAGCGGCTACTGGAGCGTCGGCCACGCTCACCGAAGCCCGGCTCCTTCCCCGCCAATCAAAGAGTCCGATGCCAGCCCGGCCACGCCTCCTGATGAGGGTGTTGACATGGAGCTGGACCAGGTGCTGTTTGATGAGCCAGCACCACGGAAACGCAGG AACTCGGTGAAGGTGGCGTACAGGTGTCTGTGGCCGAGCTGCGGTAAAGTGCTGACGTCTGTGGTGGGAATTAAACGCCATATCAGGACGACACACCTGTG CCGTGGTGGCGAACATGAGCGCTGTTCCCGCAGTGAGGAGGATTTTTACTACACTGAGATCAACCAATGGGAGCATCCGCAGCAACGGTCTCCTCCCCATTCTGGACACAGCGGCTCCTCCCCCGCCTCACCGGCTTCCTCCCCGTCCTCGCCTTCCAGCCCACCAACACCGTCTCCACCGTCTCCCTCCTGTGCCGCCCTGAGTTGCTCCGCCCCCTCGTCTTCTGGCAGCTTCTGGCAGGTCCAATCAGAGCACTCCTACCAG gctCCTCCTCCGAGTCAACACGTGGTGTCAGCGGCAGCAGCCACACCATCCTGCCGTTGGACAGCCCCGCCCACCACCTGCCACAAACAG AGTCTGTCATTCCGGGTGCGTTCGGTCAGTGTGGGAGAGCAGTGGCTGCAGCATCAGAGCGCCCCCTCCAG AAGGATTCGCGGCGAGGCCAAAAAGTGTCGTAAGGTTTACGGCATCGAGCACAGAGACCAGTGGTGCACAGCCTGCCGCTGGAAGAAAGCCTGCCAGCGCTTCCTCGACTGA
- the gtf2a2 gene encoding transcription initiation factor IIA subunit 2, translated as MAYQLYRNTTLGNSLQESLDELIQTQQITPQLALQVLLQFDKAINTALANRVRNRVNFRGSLNTYRFCDNVWTFVLNDVEFREVTELVKVDKVKIVACDGKSESTHNKTDK; from the exons ATGGCGTATCAGCTGTACAGGAACACGACGCTGGGAAACAGCCTGCAGGAGAGTCTGGACGAGCTTATACAG actCAGCAGATAACTCCTCAGCTCGCTCTTCAGGTCCTCCTCCAGTTCGATAAAGCCATCAACACAGCGCTCGCCAACCGAGTCCGCAACAGGGTCAATTTCAGG GGATCTCTGAACACATACAGGTTCTGCGACAACGTGTGGACGTTCGTTCTGAATGACGTTGAGTTCAGAGAGGTCACCGAGCTCGTGAAGGTCGACAAGGTCAAGATTGTCGCCTGTGATGGAAAGAGCGAGTCGACCCACAACAAAACTGATAAATG a
- the znf395a gene encoding zinc finger protein 395a isoform X3, whose product MIPKARLGKRSPLGALVTSTCPGVNLETGETVVTMVAAGQQATSRADGHLGLKMYFQCGGAGESSVDSSPSSCSRSVSSSIDVPKSQRSPHEVDMNELMAAMVLSSLSCSPLLHSPAQPDLAAASMECGGGELSDSGYWSVGHAHRSPAPSPPIKESDASPATPPDEGVDMELDQVLFDEPAPRKRRNSVKVAYRCLWPSCGKVLTSVVGIKRHIRTTHLCRGGEHERCSRSEEDFYYTEINQWEHPQQRSPPHSGHSGSSPASPASSPSSPSSPPTPSPPSPSCAALSCSAPSSSGSFWQVQSEHSYQAPPPSQHVVSAAAATPSCRWTAPPTTCHKQSLSFRVRSVSVGEQWLQHQSAPSRIRGEAKKCRKVYGIEHRDQWCTACRWKKACQRFLD is encoded by the exons ATGATACCAAAGGCTCGTCTGGGGAAGCGTTCTCCTCTTGGGGCACTTGTGACCTCTACCTGTCCGGGGGTCAACCTGGAGACTGGTGAGACTGTGGTGACGATGGTGGCAGCGGGACAGCAAGCGACAAGCAGAGCAGACGGCCATCTTGGATTAAAG ATGTATTTCCAGTGTGGAGGAGCAGGTGAATCTTCAGTCGACAGCTCGccttcatcctgcagcagatCCGTGTCCTCCAGCATCGATGTCCCGAAAAG TCAGAGGAGTCCTCATGAGGTGGACATGAACGAGCTGATGGCAGCGATGGTTCTCAGCAGTTTGTCCTGCAGCCCGCTGCTGCACAGCCCCGCCCAGCCTGACCTCGCAG CAGCTTCGATGGAATGTGGCGGCGGCGAGCTCTCCGACAGCGGCTACTGGAGCGTCGGCCACGCTCACCGAAGCCCGGCTCCTTCCCCGCCAATCAAAGAGTCCGATGCCAGCCCGGCCACGCCTCCTGATGAGGGTGTTGACATGGAGCTGGACCAGGTGCTGTTTGATGAGCCAGCACCACGGAAACGCAGG AACTCGGTGAAGGTGGCGTACAGGTGTCTGTGGCCGAGCTGCGGTAAAGTGCTGACGTCTGTGGTGGGAATTAAACGCCATATCAGGACGACACACCTGTG CCGTGGTGGCGAACATGAGCGCTGTTCCCGCAGTGAGGAGGATTTTTACTACACTGAGATCAACCAATGGGAGCATCCGCAGCAACGGTCTCCTCCCCATTCTGGACACAGCGGCTCCTCCCCCGCCTCACCGGCTTCCTCCCCGTCCTCGCCTTCCAGCCCACCAACACCGTCTCCACCGTCTCCCTCCTGTGCCGCCCTGAGTTGCTCCGCCCCCTCGTCTTCTGGCAGCTTCTGGCAGGTCCAATCAGAGCACTCCTACCAG gctCCTCCTCCGAGTCAACACGTGGTGTCAGCGGCAGCAGCCACACCATCCTGCCGTTGGACAGCCCCGCCCACCACCTGCCACAAACAG AGTCTGTCATTCCGGGTGCGTTCGGTCAGTGTGGGAGAGCAGTGGCTGCAGCATCAGAGCGCCCCCTCCAG GATTCGCGGCGAGGCCAAAAAGTGTCGTAAGGTTTACGGCATCGAGCACAGAGACCAGTGGTGCACAGCCTGCCGCTGGAAGAAAGCCTGCCAGCGCTTCCTCGACTGA